A genomic stretch from Ictalurus punctatus breed USDA103 chromosome 2, Coco_2.0, whole genome shotgun sequence includes:
- the LOC108274517 gene encoding neurexophilin-1, giving the protein MRTEHSFVLLLLNGTACLLVLAQEDHHSSSSLIPKSSSLAEPSKTLSVLGGQGSVSPLSRWVLHSRSRAANASALELPYRSPVPFSKQEFWEMLGSDLLKPDTSSDDDASASSRVKRRPIVKTGKFKKMFGWGDFYSNIKTVRLNLLITGKIVDHGNGTFSVYFRHNSTGQGNISVSLVPPVKAVEFDLERQSVVYPKDSKIFNCRVDYEKVDRSKRTSLCNYDPSKTCFQEQTQSHVSWICSKPFKVICIYISFYSTDYRLVQKVCPDYNYHNEMPYLPSG; this is encoded by the coding sequence TTGGTTTTGGCACAGGAAGATCACCACTCCTCCTCTTCGCTGATTCCTAAGTCCTCCTCTCTTGCAGAACCCTCTAAGACTCTGAGTGTTCTGGGCGGTCAGGGCTCTGTCTCCCCCCTCAGCCGCTGGGTGCTGCACAGCCGCAGTCGAGCAGCCAATGCTTCAGCGCTAGAGCTACCCTACCGCTCACCTGTACCCTTCTCCAAGCAAGAATTCTGGGAGATGCTGGGCAGTGACCTCCTCAAGCCTGACACCAGCTCTGATGATGATGCCTCAGCGAGCTCTCGTGTCAAGCGCCGTCCCATCGTCAAGACAGGCAAGTTTAAGAAGATGTTTGGCTGGGGTGACTTCTACTCTAACATCAAGACAGTGCGTCTCAACCTGCTCATCACTGGCAAGATTGTGGACCACGGTAATGGGACATTCAGTGTCTACTTCCGCCACAATTCCACAGGCCAGGGCAACATCTCAGTCAGCCTGGTACCACCTGTAAAGGCAGTGGAATTCGACTTGGAGCGCCAGAGCGTAGTGTACCCAAAGGACTCCAAGATCTTTAACTGCCGTGTGGACTACGAGAAGGTGGACCGCAGCAAGCGCACCTCGCTGTGCAATTATGACCCATCCAAGACCTGCTTCCAGGAGCAGACCCAGAGCCATGTGTCCTGGATCTGCTCCAAGCCCTTCAAGGTCATCTGCATCTACATCTCCTTCTACAGCACAGACTACCGGCTAGTGCAGAAGGTCTGTCCGGACTACAACTACCACAATGAGATGCCCTACCTTCCCTCTGGATAG